In a single window of the Zonotrichia leucophrys gambelii isolate GWCS_2022_RI chromosome 2, RI_Zleu_2.0, whole genome shotgun sequence genome:
- the NDC80 gene encoding kinetochore protein NDC80 homolog has product MRRSSSIAGSSSRQSMMALRVQDTNKMGLQTPQMKDRSTFGKLSMSKPTSGASERKVSCFGNRVSGAGGSRSSQYGVFGTEKIKDPRPLHDKTFIQQCIKKLCEFLVENAYAHNVSVKSLQSPSVKDFLKIFTFIYKFLCPSYELPDSKFEEEIPKVFKDLGYPFALSKSSMYTVGAPHTWPQIVAALFWLIDCVKLYNAIRENAPSFDDRQSWGGETDDGIVHNKLFMDYCVKCYDLFMKGRDTFEELDAEVQSKLKDLFNIDPFQMESLEAENKRLQEEIARLEKEKESEPDRRVTLRNVKSSLQADVQKYQAYLANMKSHISILDQNLESVNDEVETAGAEVETMKQENARLQHILDNQKYSAADIERINHERNELQQTINKLNKELQAERDQMWNEEIKYARNRDAIEMQLAEYHKLARKLKLIPVSAENSKGHDFKIQFNPDSGPNCLVKYRTQIKAPLMEIINETEEEISKATQRKITLEDTLEQVNVMLKDKKRSVKMLTEEAEKLDDLYQQKLKEIEEEDKKCANELESLKKHKQLLESGVYDGLSEATNELHDHQRQYQVVLQTTTEEKRKIDANLSRLIETVATHIESIVKYLDEQKARIYRDDEEFMPEDQLSNLTSILDSYKKKAESV; this is encoded by the exons ATGAGGCGAAGCTCAAGTATTGCTGGAAGCAGCAGTCGACAGTCTATGATGGCACTGAGAGTGCAGGACACCAACAAGATGGGTCTTCAGACACCTCAGAT GAAGGACAGAAGCACCTTTGGGAAGCTGAGCATGAGCAAACCTACATCTGgagcttcagaaagaaaagtcaGCTGTTTTGGGAACAG AGTGAGTGGGGCTGGAGGGTCACGCAGCAGCCAGTACGGTGTGTTTGGGACAGAGAAGATAAAGGATCCCAGGCCCCTTCATGACAAGACATTCATCCAACAATGTATCAAAAAGCTTTGTGAG TTCCTTGTTGAGAATGCTTATGCCCACAACGTTTCCGTGAAATCACTACAATCTCCATCAGTTAAGGACTTTTTAAAGATCTTCACCTTTATCTACAAATTCCTCTGCCCTTCTTATGAACTGCCTGACTCAAAATTTGAAGAGGAAATTCCCAAAGTTTTTAAAGACCTTGG GTACCCCTTTGCTCTGTCAAAAAGCTCCATGTACACTGTGGGAGCACCACACACCTGGCCTCAGATTGTGGCAGCTTTGTTTTGGTTAATTGATTGTGTCAAG ctgtACAATGCGATCAGGGAAAATGCACCATCGTTCGATgacagacagagctggggaggagagacAGATGATGGAATTGTACATAATAAG cttttcatgGACTACTGTGTGAAGTGCTATGATCTTTTCATGAAAGGGAGAGATACCTTTGAAGAGTTGGATGCTGAAGTCCAGTCAAAATTAA AGGATTTATTCAATATAGATCCATTCCAGATGGAAAGTTTAGAAGCTGAGAACAAAAGACTTCAAGAAGAGATTGCAagactagaaaaagaaaaggaaagtgagCCG GATCGTAGAGTAACGCTACGAAATGTGAAATCGTCCCTTCAAGCAGACGTCCAGAAATACCAAGCTTATTTGGCTAATATGAAATCTCATATATCCATCCTTGATCAAAACCTGGAAAGTGTTAATGATGAAGTTGAGACAGCAG GAGCAGAAGTAGAAACCATGAAGCAGGAGAATGCCCGGCTCCAGCACATCTTAGATAACCAGAAGTACTCAGCTGCAGACATTGAGAGAATAAATCACGAGAGAAATGAGCTGCAGCAAACCATTAACAAGCTGAATAAGGAGCTGCAAGCAGAACGAGATCAGATGTGGAATGAAGAGATAAAATATGCTAGGAATAGAGACGCG ATTGAAATGCAACTGGCAGAGTATCATAAACTGGCTCGAAAGCTGAAATTAATTCCAGTAAGTGCTGAGAATTCCAAAGGCCACGACTTTAAGATTCAGTTCAATCCTGATTCAGGACCAAATTGCCTAGTCAAATACAGAACTCAGATCAAG GCTCCCCTCATGGAGATCATCAACGAGACTGAGGAAGAAATTAGTAAAGCCACTCAACGGAAAATTACTCTGGAAGATACTTTGGAACAG GTGAATGTAATGCTAAAGGACAAGAAACGCAGTGTGAAAATGCTGACAGAAGAAGCTGAAAAGCTGGATGATCTTTACCAGCAGAAGCTTAAG GAGATAGAAGAAGAAGACAAGAAATGTGCAAATGAACTGGAATCGTTAAAGAAGCATAAACAGTTACTTGAGAGTGGTGTCTATGATGGGCTCAGTGAAGCTACAAATGAATTGCATGATCACCAAAGACA ATATCAAGTCGTTTTGCAAACAACaacagaagagaagagaaaaattgatGCTAACTTGAGTCGTCTTATAGAAACAGTTGCTACTCATATAGAATCTATAGTG AAATACCTTGATGAACAGAAGGCGAGAATATACAGAGACGATGAAGAATTCATGCCTGAAGATCAATTGTCAAACTTGACCAGCATCCTAGACAGTTATAAAAAGAAGGCTGAAAGTGTCTAA